The following coding sequences are from one Phenylobacterium glaciei window:
- a CDS encoding GNAT family N-acetyltransferase, with translation MSSAPNLEIRPAGVAPDQLTAYSALLQKVFGAAEKFTADALAWRYRDNPDGRVVGFDAWDGERLVAHYVTCPTTARIGGGSVRGLLSLNTATDSDYGGQGLFTRLAQATYEAGAAAGHGFVMGVANANSTPGFLKKLEFQRVAPLEAGVLLRRPARFESDDADFRIDWTPRRLAWRLANPASRYGVRDRAGLTVVSAPTHLPLVRCVGFVTEGLTEPGGAAGLASLFIGLEPRLDLAGLGFLRLPQRLRPSPLNLIYRRLGAPAPASLDPVRTAIGFLDFDPY, from the coding sequence ATGAGCAGTGCGCCAAACCTTGAGATTCGTCCTGCCGGCGTGGCGCCCGATCAGCTCACGGCCTATTCCGCCCTGCTGCAGAAGGTGTTCGGCGCGGCCGAGAAGTTCACGGCCGACGCCCTGGCCTGGCGCTACCGCGACAATCCCGACGGCCGGGTGGTTGGCTTCGACGCCTGGGACGGCGAGCGGCTGGTCGCCCACTACGTCACCTGTCCGACGACGGCGCGAATCGGCGGCGGCTCGGTGCGGGGCCTGCTGTCGCTGAACACAGCCACCGATTCCGACTACGGCGGCCAGGGCCTGTTCACCCGGCTGGCCCAGGCGACCTATGAGGCGGGCGCGGCGGCGGGGCACGGCTTCGTCATGGGCGTGGCCAACGCCAACTCGACGCCCGGCTTCCTGAAGAAGCTGGAGTTCCAACGTGTCGCGCCGCTGGAGGCGGGCGTGCTGCTGCGGCGCCCGGCGCGGTTCGAGAGCGACGACGCCGACTTCCGCATCGACTGGACCCCGCGCCGCCTCGCCTGGCGGCTGGCCAATCCCGCCAGCCGGTACGGTGTGCGCGACCGGGCCGGCCTGACGGTGGTCTCGGCGCCGACCCACCTGCCCCTGGTGCGCTGCGTGGGGTTCGTCACGGAGGGACTGACCGAGCCTGGCGGGGCCGCCGGGTTGGCGTCGCTGTTCATCGGCCTGGAGCCGCGGCTGGATTTGGCGGGCCTGGGCTTCCTGCGGCTGCCACAGCGGCTGCGGCCCTCACCCCTGAACCTGATCTATCGGCGGCTGGGGGCTCCGGCGCCCGCCAGCCTCGATCCGGTGCGGACGGCCATCGGCTTCCTCGACTTCGATCCCTACTGA
- a CDS encoding EamA family transporter gives MKALDYLLCAGFAVALPIGQLLFKWAALYQAQIEGPMPWKLLRNFPLMGAFGWYGLTALVWFYILTRTPLSTAYAFSILGSALVPVMAWVIFKEPASWKFAVGYGLMLAGFLVILQAKPS, from the coding sequence GTGAAGGCGCTCGACTACCTGCTGTGCGCCGGGTTCGCCGTGGCCCTGCCGATCGGCCAGCTGCTGTTCAAGTGGGCGGCGCTCTATCAGGCGCAGATAGAAGGCCCCATGCCCTGGAAGCTGTTGCGCAACTTCCCGCTGATGGGCGCCTTCGGCTGGTATGGGCTGACGGCGCTGGTGTGGTTCTACATCCTGACCCGGACGCCGCTCTCCACCGCCTACGCTTTCTCGATCCTGGGCTCGGCCCTGGTGCCGGTGATGGCCTGGGTGATCTTCAAGGAGCCGGCCAGCTGGAAGTTCGCGGTCGGCTACGGCCTCATGCTGGCGGGTTTCCTGGTGATCCTGCAGGCCAAGCCGTCCTGA
- a CDS encoding glycosyltransferase family 2 protein, producing the protein MPPTESDAAMVQARSVRPLVAPSSAFPTLEGSGTWIIIPCYRVRDHILKVIAKIPSWCEGIICVDDGCPDKSGDFIEAAKADSRVAIVRLSKNRGVGGAVLAGYAEAIRRGARVLVKVDGDDQMDLGYIPHLVAPILLGEADYTKGNRFTSISHLKSMPSVRVFGNAALSFAAKVSTGYWNVFDPTNGFTAIESCVADRVMEKQISQRFFFETDLLYHLGTLRAVVRDVPIPARYGEEVSNLRIGAIVGPFALKHFTNFCQRVMGQYFVRDFHAATLELIFGAIFLAFGGTYGIHWLATRNPHQSASAGVVMAAALPVIVGTQMLLQAMNFDVLNTPSRPIHPYLRTIRQMEASEHAS; encoded by the coding sequence ATGCCGCCGACAGAATCCGACGCCGCGATGGTCCAGGCCCGTTCGGTCCGGCCGCTTGTCGCGCCCTCGTCGGCCTTTCCCACCCTGGAGGGCTCCGGGACCTGGATCATCATCCCCTGCTATCGGGTGCGGGACCATATCCTGAAGGTGATCGCCAAGATCCCCAGCTGGTGCGAGGGCATCATCTGCGTCGACGACGGCTGCCCCGACAAGTCCGGCGACTTCATCGAGGCGGCCAAGGCTGATTCTCGCGTCGCCATCGTGCGGCTGTCGAAGAACCGTGGAGTCGGCGGCGCCGTGCTGGCAGGCTACGCCGAGGCCATCCGCCGCGGCGCCCGGGTGCTGGTCAAGGTGGACGGCGACGACCAGATGGACCTGGGCTACATCCCCCACCTGGTGGCCCCCATCCTGCTGGGCGAGGCCGACTACACCAAGGGCAACCGCTTCACCTCCATCAGCCACCTGAAGTCGATGCCGAGCGTGCGGGTGTTCGGAAACGCGGCGCTGAGCTTCGCGGCCAAGGTCTCCACCGGCTACTGGAACGTCTTTGATCCCACCAACGGCTTCACGGCCATCGAGAGCTGCGTCGCCGACCGGGTGATGGAAAAGCAGATATCGCAGCGGTTCTTCTTCGAGACCGACCTGCTCTACCACCTGGGCACCCTCCGGGCGGTGGTGCGCGACGTGCCGATCCCGGCCCGCTACGGCGAGGAAGTCAGCAACCTGCGGATCGGGGCCATCGTCGGCCCCTTCGCGCTGAAGCACTTCACCAACTTCTGCCAGCGGGTGATGGGCCAGTACTTCGTGCGCGACTTCCACGCCGCGACCCTGGAGCTGATCTTCGGCGCCATCTTCCTGGCCTTCGGCGGGACCTACGGCATCCACTGGCTGGCGACTCGCAATCCGCACCAGAGCGCCTCGGCCGGCGTGGTCATGGCCGCCGCCCTGCCGGTGATCGTCGGCACCCAGATGCTGCTTCAGGCCATGAACTTTGACGTGCTGAACACGCCCTCGCGGCCCATCCACCCCTATCTTCGCACCATCCGCCAGATGGAAGCCTCCGAGCACGCCTCGTGA
- a CDS encoding PIG-L family deacetylase codes for MARVHILAHFDDEYFATPLIARAAGEQWFLYIADYATPAVSARRLAESRAYLAGLGVPPEQVIHVGAGSGAVDGQVHRHLPDLLPRLITELVRIGPIERFVVTAWEGGHMDHDACAALAVQVAGATPIDQITLYNGPGLPGRLFRAGSPLAENGPLVRTRLSRAEWLAFAAGVRAFPSQGKTWLGLWPVMFANYLRKGFAHQALAPARVGQRPHAGPLLYERMYGVTFAEVAASIRTAWPAGSPGNPPA; via the coding sequence ATGGCGCGCGTCCACATCCTGGCCCACTTCGACGACGAGTACTTCGCCACCCCGCTGATCGCGCGGGCGGCGGGCGAGCAATGGTTCCTCTACATCGCCGACTACGCGACGCCGGCGGTGTCGGCACGCCGCTTGGCCGAATCCCGGGCCTATCTGGCGGGCCTCGGCGTGCCGCCCGAGCAGGTGATCCATGTCGGCGCGGGCTCCGGCGCCGTCGACGGCCAGGTCCACCGCCACCTCCCCGACCTGCTGCCGAGACTGATCACCGAGTTGGTGCGGATCGGGCCCATCGAGCGCTTCGTTGTCACCGCCTGGGAGGGTGGGCACATGGACCATGACGCCTGTGCGGCGCTGGCCGTCCAGGTGGCCGGCGCGACACCTATCGACCAGATCACCCTCTACAATGGCCCTGGCCTGCCCGGCCGGCTGTTCCGCGCCGGGTCGCCGCTGGCGGAGAACGGGCCCCTGGTCCGCACCCGGCTGTCGCGCGCAGAGTGGCTGGCCTTCGCCGCCGGGGTGCGGGCCTTCCCGTCGCAGGGCAAGACCTGGCTTGGCCTGTGGCCGGTGATGTTCGCGAACTATCTGCGCAAGGGCTTCGCCCACCAGGCGCTGGCCCCCGCCCGCGTCGGCCAGCGGCCCCATGCCGGGCCCCTGCTCTATGAGCGCATGTACGGGGTGACCTTTGCCGAGGTGGCGGCCTCGATCAGGACGGCTTGGCCTGCAGGATCACCAGGAAACCCGCCAGCATGA